The proteins below come from a single Methanobrevibacter sp. genomic window:
- a CDS encoding MarR family transcriptional regulator, with amino-acid sequence MIKYDDIIKNSPFLVNHLISLSKTHDFYINKHIKNGTDILPSQYYMLLFLYYEMGTNQSDIAKACLMDRSGVSRAFKDFEEKGLITREINENNKRSYNITLTQKGIETSEFLIEKEKEWDHMVCEELDISREDLLKLLSKISLKSLEFNRNQF; translated from the coding sequence ATGATTAAATATGATGACATAATTAAGAATTCCCCATTTTTAGTGAATCATTTGATTTCTTTAAGCAAGACACATGATTTTTACATAAACAAGCACATTAAAAATGGAACTGATATTTTACCTAGCCAATATTACATGCTACTTTTTTTATATTATGAAATGGGAACAAACCAATCAGATATTGCAAAAGCTTGTTTAATGGATAGAAGTGGTGTTTCAAGAGCATTTAAGGATTTTGAAGAAAAAGGACTGATTACAAGAGAAATCAATGAAAACAACAAAAGATCATACAACATCACTCTCACACAAAAAGGAATTGAAACCTCCGAATTTCTAATAGAAAAAGAAAAAGAATGGGACCATATGGTTTGTGAAGAATTGGACATAAGCCGTGAAGACCTGCTTAAATTATTATCAAAGATATCTCTAAAGTCATTGGAATTTAACAGAAATCAATTTTAA
- a CDS encoding tripartite tricarboxylate transporter permease — MIELVIACFIGILIGTTTGMIPGIHVNTAGAILFASSTFLLTFLSPEFLCVLMVSMSIAHALIEFVPSMLLGVPEEGTATSILPGHRMVLQGRSKEVIRIVSVGGFGGIIVTVLMLPVFAVILPALHDFSKPFTWMILLFASIYLTYSLTNSRRDFLWSLLLFILSGILGWIIFQTPISSGVSLMCTFSGLFGISTILFSLNESSTIPHQNPFYELNLDWNKYKSIFAGGITGAILGFLPGFGPAQGTVIAQAASGASDNNDDDTVNFLLATSGLNVSDCLFSLIAIYIIGNPRSGIAVYMSYLISQMNMNHLAIFIFASLIAVSVSLVLSLKLGDSFSKLMSRVDYKKLSIGVILLQILILYIFIFYYNAPIGYMTLALITSTAMGMLPHYLGVGKSHLMGILIIPAIVIYMQMFI; from the coding sequence ATGATTGAATTAGTTATTGCTTGTTTTATAGGTATATTAATCGGAACCACTACAGGAATGATACCGGGAATACATGTCAACACTGCCGGAGCAATTCTATTTGCTTCCTCAACATTTCTTCTGACGTTCTTATCTCCGGAGTTTTTATGCGTTTTAATGGTTTCAATGTCAATTGCACATGCTTTAATAGAATTTGTACCTTCAATGCTTTTAGGAGTCCCAGAAGAGGGAACAGCAACATCAATTCTTCCAGGACACAGAATGGTATTGCAGGGAAGATCAAAAGAAGTGATAAGAATCGTTTCAGTAGGGGGTTTCGGAGGCATCATCGTAACTGTTCTAATGCTTCCTGTTTTTGCAGTCATTCTTCCGGCACTGCATGATTTTTCAAAACCTTTTACATGGATGATTCTGCTTTTTGCATCAATTTATTTGACATATAGCCTAACAAATTCCAGAAGAGATTTCCTATGGTCATTACTTCTTTTCATATTATCCGGAATTTTAGGCTGGATAATTTTTCAAACGCCAATTTCATCAGGAGTATCATTAATGTGCACATTTTCAGGCCTTTTCGGAATAAGTACAATATTATTTAGCCTAAATGAATCTTCAACAATACCTCATCAGAATCCTTTTTACGAACTGAATCTGGACTGGAATAAATATAAAAGCATTTTTGCAGGAGGCATTACAGGAGCCATTTTGGGATTTCTTCCAGGTTTTGGTCCTGCCCAGGGAACAGTCATAGCTCAGGCTGCAAGCGGTGCAAGTGACAATAATGATGACGATACTGTAAACTTTCTGCTGGCCACTTCAGGATTGAATGTTTCGGATTGCCTGTTTTCCCTGATAGCAATCTACATCATTGGAAACCCCCGAAGCGGAATAGCCGTTTATATGTCATATTTAATCTCTCAAATGAACATGAACCATTTGGCAATATTCATTTTTGCATCATTGATTGCAGTTTCTGTTTCATTAGTGTTATCTTTAAAATTAGGAGATTCCTTTTCAAAATTAATGAGCCGTGTTGATTACAAAAAACTCTCAATTGGAGTGATTTTGCTTCAGATTCTGATATTGTACATTTTTATTTTTTATTACAATGCACCAATAGGATACATGACATTGGCTTTAATTACCTCAACTGCCATGGGAATGCTGCCCCACTATCTGGGCGTCGGCAAGTCACATCTGATGGGAATCCTGATTATTCCAGCCATCGTTATTTACATGCAAAT